TGAAGGTCTGACAGAAATTACGTCAACCTTGGCAGCCACAAGTCTTCTGACTATCTCCGGAACATCTGTATCGATGTTGCTTACCTCTAGCTTCAGCGATTCGTATCCATCTAATTCGTTAAGCTCCTTGACTACAGCCAAACCATCCAGTAGGCCTTTTAGATTACCATCAAAGCCCCTTATCTTTATCTCCACATACCTTTCATCTTCTCCCAGCTCAAGAAGCTGGGAAGGTGTTCCAAACGCAGCAGACCTTCCGTTAACCATTATCATTACCCGGTC
This Conexivisphaerales archaeon DNA region includes the following protein-coding sequences:
- a CDS encoding DUF4162 domain-containing protein, with product DRVMIMVNGRSAAFGTPSQLLELGEDERYVEIKIRGFDGNLKGLLDGLAVVKELNELDGYESLKLEVSNIDTDVPEIVRRLVAAKVDVISVRPSTKSLEEVYMKVVGRQIL